AAGGTCGGTATCGACCAAGTCGTCGCCGATCTGCGCGCCAAGGGCGAGCTCTGATCTAGAACTGAGAATCAAGGAGCATCATCATGGCCAAAGGCGCACGCGAAAAGATCAAGCTGGAGTCGACCGCAGGTACGGGTCACTTCTACACGACCGACAAGAACAAGAAGACCACGACCAACAAGCTCGAATTCATGAAGTTCGATCCCAAGGCTCGTAAGCACGTTCTGTACAAGGAAACCAAGCTGAAGTGATTCGGCTTGGAGCCCACGCCTTCGGTGTGGGTCTCCCATAAAAAAACCCCGCAAGGCGCAAGCCGGCGGGGTTTTTTCATGGGCGCTCGGCCGTGGTGGCCGAGCGGGACTTGGCCTCAGTTCTTGGCCGCCGCCAAGGTGGTCTTGAACTCCTCGCGGAACCAGTCGTCCAGCAGACGGCGCTCGTAACGGATCGGGTCGCTTTCGTTGTAGCGGTTCATGCCGACCATGTAGTTCAGGTCATGCAGACGGGTCTTGCCGCTTTGCAAGACCTTGCCGTTTTCGCTCAGGCTGAAACTGAGCTCGATCGAGGGCGAGCTGACCCCGCGCAGCACGCGGATCATGTCCATGCGGCGCCCGACCGGCTCCCAGCCGCCGGCCAGGTCGACATTGCTGATCTCCACCGTCAGATCCTTGCCGGGCAACTGCGCCCCAAGCTTCTCCAAATGGGCCTTGAGCTCCTTCAAAACCGGCTCCTGGTCACGGCGGCCGAAATCACTGCTGGCGTCGGTGAACTTATCCGGCTCGATGAAGCGAACCTGAACATCAGCCAGAGCCAACGAGGCCGAAGCGCCCAAAGCCAGCGCCAGGGCAGCGGCGCGGAAAAGACTTTTCTTGTTCATGCTCATGGTGACTCTCCTTGTGTGGGATGGATTGCTCCGTTGCAATGACTTGAGTCTAGTCCCCAGACGTAAAAAGGCGCCCCTCGGAGCGCCCTTTTACCTCAGCCTTACCTGCGGTCACCGCAGTCACACCCAATCGTCACAAACGGTCAAACTGCACTGATTCCTTGGCCACAGCAGGAACGACACAACGATTGAAACCGCGCCTCAGGCGCGCGCCATGCGCAAGCTCATGGAGAAATTGCGCAACTCGGCAATGCCGCTTTCTTCAGCACGGCGGCACCAGGCTTGCAGGTCTGCCACCAGCTGTTCGGCCGAGACATTGGTGCGGGTCCAAAGCTGGCGCAGTTCTTCGCGCATGGTCAGCAGCTTGTCCAGGGTGGGGCTGGCCGCGCGGGCATTGGCAATCTCGGTCAACAGGCGATCCGGGATGTTGACCTCATCGCGGTGCGACCAACGCTTGGCCAGCTTGAACTGCGCCCACTGCGCGCTGTGCTCCTGGCCCTGGGCCTTCAGGCGCGCCAACTCGGCCGCGCAGGCCGCCTTGAGGCCGCGGCCGTACTTGGACATCACCTCGTAGCGATTGGTGATGATGGCTTCCAGCGTGTCCTTGTCGGCCGGCTTGATGTCGCCATGGCGCAGCTTGGGCGCCGTCTTGCGGACCTTGGCCCAACCCAGGATTTCGAAAGCGCGGATGTAGCCCCAGCCGATGTCGAACTCGAAGGGCTTGACCGAGAACTTGGCCGAGGTCGGGTAGGTGTGATGGTTGTTGTGCAGCTCTTCGCCGCCAATCAGGATGCCCCAGGGCGAGACATTGGTGGAGGCATCGGGTGCTTCGAAATTGCGATAGCCCCAGTAGTGGCCAATGCCATTGATCACACCGGTCGCCCAGACCGGAATCCAGACCATCTGGATGGCCCAGACCGTGGCACCGATGGCGCCGAACAGGGCCAGGTTGATGATCAGCATCAGACCCACACCCTGCCAGGAGAAGCGGGT
This region of Paucibacter aquatile genomic DNA includes:
- the rpmG gene encoding 50S ribosomal protein L33; amino-acid sequence: MAKGAREKIKLESTAGTGHFYTTDKNKKTTTNKLEFMKFDPKARKHVLYKETKLK
- a CDS encoding DUF3016 domain-containing protein; protein product: MSMNKKSLFRAAALALALGASASLALADVQVRFIEPDKFTDASSDFGRRDQEPVLKELKAHLEKLGAQLPGKDLTVEISNVDLAGGWEPVGRRMDMIRVLRGVSSPSIELSFSLSENGKVLQSGKTRLHDLNYMVGMNRYNESDPIRYERRLLDDWFREEFKTTLAAAKN
- a CDS encoding DesA family fatty acid desaturase, with protein sequence MNFLMSVHDALIQWLAHGLLEASAWQIVAFTLVITHFTILSVTIFLHRAQAHRSLDLGPIPSHFFRAVLWLTTGMVTKEFVAVHRKHHAKCETEDDPHSPQTRGLKALLLTGVELYRAEAKNPETIAKYGLGTPSDWIERNLYTRFSWQGVGLMLIINLALFGAIGATVWAIQMVWIPVWATGVINGIGHYWGYRNFEAPDASTNVSPWGILIGGEELHNNHHTYPTSAKFSVKPFEFDIGWGYIRAFEILGWAKVRKTAPKLRHGDIKPADKDTLEAIITNRYEVMSKYGRGLKAACAAELARLKAQGQEHSAQWAQFKLAKRWSHRDEVNIPDRLLTEIANARAASPTLDKLLTMREELRQLWTRTNVSAEQLVADLQAWCRRAEESGIAELRNFSMSLRMARA